The DNA window ACTCTAGGATATGCTAAGTGGAAGATTAGAAACTGACTACTATTATGTGATACTTTGAATTGCAAAATATGTTAACttcattttagtttaaatGTGGCCTTGTCATTTATGTCTTTAATTATGTGTGAAATGACATATTCAATTCCATGTATTAGTTGTAGCTATAGTTAATGGTGAAATgtccatttcatttattaaatttatttaaaatatattacttgcaTAGATATATCtaattactttaggttattcatatattaatcctagtatctaatattttattttggatatacgAGGTAACCTCACCAACTCATTGTGGAAAGATAATCACATCTAGTCATTCCACATCTATCCTTGGAATTAAACATGTGACAAGTTCACTCTATTTCATCTAATCCcttaaaccaaacaaaaaacaggttTAACACATCTctctaaccaaacagaaaaataagatCAACCCATCCTGCAATTTAGGGATAGATCCAATCTATCCCACCtcgtccacgaaccaaacacatttTAAACTTCAAAAATGGGAATGGGATCCTGGATAGGAAGCTGCATTCACTTCATGCAGAGATGAGAGGGGAGACCTAAATTTTGCAACAGAAGCAGCCGATCACAGAAGCCCATCAGTAAGCAGAGTATCTTACCGTGTATTGCAAACAGAATATCACATGAAGGAAGCAGAGCATCAAACCTGCTGATGGTGCCATGATGTAGGCATCAAGCATCATCTTCTTCCAGATCACTAAATGATACATCTTCATCATCTGCCATTGGAATCGTTGTGTtgccagcaccaccaccagtcTCCTCTTCCAACCATTCATCCCCATCATCAATATTGTCATCATCATTCGTCTTCTGAACGACAACTCTTGATTGCTCACTGAGGTTAGTCGATGGCTCTTTCCGTCGCTCCTCAGGACTGGCCTGTAGTGTTATCTCAGATGACTGTCCAGGCTGTTCATTTGCTACTGTATCTTGTGCAGTGAAATCATGGGTGCTCTCTTCCATCCTAGATTGCGAGAACTCAGTGGAATCTTTTAATACAGGCACAAGTTGTACAGGTATACTGCTGGTGATATTATCTGCGTGAAGAGCTCCAGCATCATTGAGCATGTCACTTGATTGTGTTTCCAGAATTACAGGTTGAGGTGTGCCATAGTCCACGTTGCTAAAGGCCGTGGCCCTTGCAGAGTCATCTTCATTCTTTAATGTGCCCACAGCTGCTACCGGAGAAGGTACATTACCATCTATATTACTGAAAGGAACAGCCACTCTGCCGTCGTTGCTGTCTAGGTTTGACTCATGTTGCAAATTGTGTGACAACATCTTTCTAGCTTCCAAAATCTGTCGGGTACATCAGCATCAGGCAGTAAGATGGATAGCAAACAATGAAATAGGATGGAAAGTAGCAATAGATTATCTTGATATGTAAGAAAGCAAAACcatcaagaaacaaaaaagggaGGCAAACAAATGAAAAGCCCACGAACCAATAACCATGTCTTACGAGGGCTAACAATGTCCTAAACTATTATATGGAATATGGATTACATAACTATAACTTCCATACTATTAGTTTcaccataaaaaaacattacggCCCACACTTAATGATTCAAAATATTCAGTTGATAGCTACTTCTGTAACTTGCAGTTATTGATAAGAATCTCTTCAGTATTTACCTATGTTAGATTTAGTTTCTATAAAACTTCAACAAGACAAGGATAGAAATAAGAATTGCACCAGAGAAATTGACTATAAGGAATTGAACTTATAGAAATGCACATACAACCAAGCTGGAACTTTGACTACTATTGCAAATTTAAGTGGGATAtcaatatataacatatatttgataCTTACTGAAGAATCAGAATTGGACTTTAGGATTCATACAAAAGCATTATATTCTCATAGAGGCACCGGGGATTTCCAGAGAACCATTACAAAACTTTGTAGTAGACCGCAAGTTAAATTATCCAAAAGCGgtaatttgtacaaaattcaTGACTTATAGAAGAACTAGGATCAAACCAtcagagagaggaagagaatgTTGGAAGATGGAGTTAAATGAAATGTAAGATTTGATTAGCATAACAACAGTAAGACAGATGAGAAGTTCCACCTAGGCATAGAGCCATGAAGTCAGAACATATCTGTATGAGCTTTTTTTCAGTATCTAAGgcaccaagaggtaccaaattttacatacaaaATAGTAGTACCTCTTAgtatcttctcaaggatggtaaaattgctctatctGTATTTGTGCATTATATGATACTTCTATGATTAGAGAATCATGGTTTGTGAGGATGCGATCATATTTCACTACTGCCAGAAAATCCCAGACTCGATTTTTTGACAAGATTACACAATACTTCTAGTGACCACCTTCTTAAAGCTACTATATAGGTTCAACTGAAAGACAAAACTACCTCACTGAATCTCACTCGTTTTATAACCCATTGAAAATGATGCAAAATTCCCACGGATACGGCAGCTACATTGTGACTCTCCATGTCATCTGGCCACAGTCTCATATGAGGATGAATACCTACTGAGAACACTAAGCATAACCCCAACCCCAACAGTCCGCCTTATCCATCCAGATGAATTGGTCAGGGGCCCCAAAGTGGAACCTGGACATTCGTCTATTCTCATGCAGTAACCAGTAGAACCCCAACGGCAGAGAGTGGCAAGATCCGCCTCCTCAGAACTCCAGCACCAGCACAAGCGAGCTCACTGGATCCAAGTGTAGACAACGATACAAGGTAGGTGGTTCCAGGACACAAGAGAGCTCTGGCACTGGCACAAGGTCATCAAGGTGCACACAATGACATGAggcaagcagcagcaaggcAGCATGGTAGGCAGTGAAGGAGATGGTGCATGAGGATTAATGAGCATGAATAAATCTATGAGTGAGTGCAGCGATGACGTACAAGGCAGGACGGGCAATGTGAGGGTGGTCGAATAGGATTCGAACATTGCGTTCATCCAATAACAAGGCATAGGGGTTATCAGGATCCAAGCAAGGGCCAGGGTGCAGGAGCAACTGGAGCAAAGGCTGGCCAGCCTGAACCTGGTAGACAAAGTAGTTATCCCCGCTGACCTTGCAGTTGGCATCACAAGAGCGTAGAGCTacgtggaggaggagaagatcaCCCTGCATAGCCACAACCTTGGgctcaaagaaaaaaactgtGTGATCAAAGCCAGGGCAATATACACAGCCGTGGGAGACAAGCGGCGGCAGTGCGCACAGATGGTGGCCTGCACTTCCATGTCGCAGCTGAGCCTGCAAGTGGCCATGTCCGCATTGCGGCGGTCAGCAATGTATACCAAGAAGTCGACTAGGCAGGTCGCCGGAAGGGCATCATCGTCACCACCATTGCGCCATGGGTGCATAGGAGGCCGCCGCTTCAGAAATTCCTTGTCGTCCATGGCTCTCACCTTCGTCTCCTTCGAAGTTATGTTTCTCCACACAAACAAACACAGCAGTCGGCTACACATCACGGAGATATGGAGTTCGGACAGGATCGATTGCCAGCGAGGAAGAGGGCCCCTTCCAGATTCGAATTTGTGCGATGCAGGtaaaggagagggaggaggaggtttTACCTGTGGAGTGGAGAGGAGGTCGGCGTCGTCCTTGGTAAGCTTGGGATGGAGCAGCACGAAGTATATCTTCCAGAAGCATCCCTCGCTCATGTGGCTCGGGCAAAGCTCGATCCGCAGGTCAGCCAGCTCCGGCGCCACGCTCTCGACGGCGAGCGCGTGGTCCTGCTGCGCGTCGGTCATGTCGAAATCTGCAGATTCCCGCAATGCACATCTCGAATCAATGGAACAAGGGGAAGGGTTTGGGGGGAGGGTGAGGAGGAAGGGTAGGAGCAGCACGAACCGTCGGAgtcggcgtcgtcggggaggagggggaagtCGAGCCAGAGCTCGGGCCGCATGG is part of the Oryza brachyantha chromosome 11, ObraRS2, whole genome shotgun sequence genome and encodes:
- the LOC102705108 gene encoding uncharacterized protein LOC102705108 — its product is MAWLARSIANTLLAPEDPDEGEDPRTSASGSASPPRGVREDLSELTGALAHRFQGLASFLAPADADGGGAPGPAEIAGRFRAGLARLPGRQAVADLAKIASSLLPPEGGDGDAAEAPGFTEEAVAFARDAAMRPELWLDFPLLPDDADSDDFDMTDAQQDHALAVESVAPELADLRIELCPSHMSEGCFWKIYFVLLHPKLTKDDADLLSTPQILEARKMLSHNLQHESNLDSNDGRVAVPFSNIDGNVPSPVAAVGTLKNEDDSARATAFSNVDYGTPQPVILETQSSDMLNDAGALHADNITSSIPVQLVPVLKDSTEFSQSRMEESTHDFTAQDTVANEQPGQSSEITLQASPEERRKEPSTNLSEQSRVVVQKTNDDDNIDDGDEWLEEETGGGAGNTTIPMADDEDVSFSDLEEDDA